The sequence below is a genomic window from Babesia bigemina genome assembly Bbig001, chromosome : II.
AATAAACTTACCAGGACCGCCCACATCAACTGTTGTGCGATTAAAAGCGCCGCTCCCAACAAGCTCATCTTGGGCTCTCAGCGATAGCGACTGCAAAGCCCGCCGAGGTCGTGGCGGTACAGGTTCGGCGATCTTGTGAAACACGCCGCCGCAAAGCACCAGGTGATCCCTCCCTGCATACTATTGGCCCCTCATTAGCTGTTTTACGACATACACCACCTTTCCCTTGGTCCTGGAGGCACGTTTCGAGCTCGTCTCAGGTAGCCGAAATacggcggctgctgccTACAGAGCCCCTGCATGCTGTGAGTGATTTCGTATAACGGCCTCACCGAACACCTCCAGACATGCTTCCGGTGGTACTCCACTTCATCGTCGAACTCATGATAGACAGTGACGTTGAGCCCGGTGATCTCGTTCACCCTCTGCATGTGCCACAAGAACTCCTGAGCAATCTGGATACTTTATGCCGCATCTCCTACCTTGCCATGCGCTCTTACGTCTCGGTAATCTTTCGTGAGGTAGAGATGGGCATGGATCATCTCATGCAGCAACGTTTCCTGGACAGTCCATGGCAGTAATCCTAGAGACGCCTACCTTGCACTCCTTGGCTGAACGGTACTTAAGTAAGGGTTCGCTGAGCCTAATTTCGCAGTATTGCCCCCGCTTCAACCATATATACGCTCCGTCATTAGGGACTACCTTAAATCGGCAATTGCCAGCGGTCAGAGTGAGCCTTTTGCTCCAGGACACGCATACTGCCTCGAGCGTCTGGTCGAAGCATACTTCGTTGAAATGGCGAAAAGTGTCGTCAAGATCGAATAGCTCGTAGTCCTCTACGTCAT
It includes:
- a CDS encoding sPRT domain containg protein, whose protein sequence is MCCEVIDLEAIDDVEDYELFDLDDTFRHFNEVCFDQTLEAVCVSWSKRLTLTAGNCRFKVVPNDGAYIWLKRGQYCEIRLSEPLLKYRSAKECKETLLHEMIHAHLYLTKDYRDVRAHGKEFLWHMQRVNEITGLNVTVYHEFDDEVEYHRKHVWRCSVRPLYEITHSMQGLCRQQPPYFGYLRRARNVPPGPRERWCMS